In Natronomonas halophila, one DNA window encodes the following:
- a CDS encoding DUF7504 family protein: protein MASIDEWLADATGSYMLQAPALSGAPLFLGRVGKRRAGETLFVTATRSAGRLHPEIRSAMTEVIDCAPGNSDNQPDVGSPADLTGISMPLSEFMKRSDAPAVAFDSASTLLFYTEEAAVFRFLSVLTAHLRRYDGLGLFVLTPAAHDEQTVRTLAQVFDGRIEFDGEDDRIRVDAPGAPEGWQAR from the coding sequence GTGGCATCGATAGACGAGTGGCTGGCCGACGCGACGGGGAGTTACATGCTTCAGGCACCGGCGCTGTCGGGCGCGCCGCTGTTTCTCGGCCGGGTCGGCAAACGACGCGCCGGCGAGACGCTGTTCGTGACCGCGACGCGGAGCGCCGGGCGATTGCACCCCGAAATCCGGTCGGCGATGACCGAGGTCATCGACTGTGCTCCCGGCAACTCCGACAACCAACCCGACGTGGGGTCACCGGCCGACCTCACCGGCATCTCGATGCCCCTCTCGGAGTTCATGAAACGGAGCGACGCCCCGGCCGTCGCCTTCGATTCCGCGTCGACGCTACTCTTCTACACCGAGGAAGCCGCCGTCTTCCGGTTTTTAAGCGTCCTCACGGCTCACCTTCGCCGATACGACGGCCTCGGCCTGTTCGTCCTCACGCCCGCGGCCCACGACGAACAGACGGTCCGCACGCTCGCGCAGGTGTTCGACGGCCGCATCGAGTTCGATGGAGAGGATGACCGCATCCGCGTCGACGCACCCGGCGCTCCTGAGGGCTGGCAGGCCCGCTAG